The Chthoniobacterales bacterium genome segment GCCTTTCTCCGTCAGACCTTCGTTGACGATGTCGAGCATCTCCAAAAACGAGGCCTCGGCGGGAATGTCCTTGGCTTCGACGTCCTCGAAGGCCCCGCGAGTGCTGCCTTCCTCCTGCCGCCAGATCTTGAGGTGAAAGTTCATTAGAAAGTTGAGAGATGAAAGTTGAAGGTTGAAGGACTAGGAGCGCAAGTGCTTACGCAGACCGCTGAACATGCGGATAAGTTCGTCGGATTCGGCATAGAGCTTCTGAAAGTCCTGCTCAGCGATAAACTCCTGCTTGCGAGCAATAAACCCTTGGCTAACAAGCTCGTAGAGAGAGCCGACGGCAAGCTCGACGAAACGCGCAAAATCCTGGCGCGAGGACCGGGAGCTTCCCTCGGCAATGTTGGAAGAGACAGAGATTGCCGCACGCCGCATTTGGCTGCTGAGCCCGAACCTCTCATCCGGTGGGAATTTTGCGGTGATGTCGTAGATAAATGCCGCGAGATCTTGCGCCCGTTGCCAGACGTCGAGCTTCTCAAAGTTGAATCCTCTTTTTTGTTCCTCTGACATCTCTCAACTCTCATCGCTCAACCCTCCACTACTTATAGCTTCTGGTAGCGAGCTTGACCGTCTCGTAGTGCAGCGGCTCTTTGATCAACTCGGGTTTGTTGCCCTCGCCGGTGTATTTCCAAGCCGACACGTAGAAGTAGTCATCATCGTTCCGCAGAGCTTCGCCTTCCGGCGTCTGGTATTCGACGCGGAAATGCCCGCCGCACGATTCGTTGCGGTTGAGCGCGTCCTCGCACATGAGTTGCCCGAAATCGATGAAGTCGGCGACACGCCCGGCTTTTTCGAGCGATTGGTTCAATTCGTCATTGTCCCCGAGGACACGCACATCGCTCCAAAATTCCTCCCGGATCTGGTCGAACCTCTTGATCGCACGCTCGAGGCCCTCCTTGCTCCGCGCCATGCCGCACTCGTCCCAGAGCAGCTTCCCGATCTCGCGGTGAAAACTGTCCACCGTCCGCTTGCCCTTGATCGAGAGCAAACGCTTGATGCGGTCGCGAACATCATCTTCGGCCTTTTT includes the following:
- a CDS encoding four helix bundle protein; the encoded protein is MSEEQKRGFNFEKLDVWQRAQDLAAFIYDITAKFPPDERFGLSSQMRRAAISVSSNIAEGSSRSSRQDFARFVELAVGSLYELVSQGFIARKQEFIAEQDFQKLYAESDELIRMFSGLRKHLRS